The following coding sequences lie in one Candidatus Eisenbacteria bacterium genomic window:
- a CDS encoding OmpA family protein, whose amino-acid sequence MTGRIGTHFLATLLAASLLAGASGCAMNAKSKGAIIGATAGGIGGGLIGKNNGSTTKGAIIGAVLGGAAGAIIGHQMDQQAKELQQNIPGAIVERVGEGIQVTFASGLMFDFDSDVINGAARSNLDALAASLGKYDNSSLLIAGHTDDVGKDSYNRGLSERRARSASRYLQSRGVDREISTIGLGETEPVESNASEDGRQRNRRVEVAIYASPEARRAAIAQAGN is encoded by the coding sequence ATGACGGGTCGCATCGGAACTCACTTCCTCGCCACGCTGCTGGCGGCCTCGCTGCTCGCGGGCGCCAGCGGGTGTGCGATGAACGCGAAGAGCAAGGGCGCCATCATCGGCGCCACTGCGGGCGGCATCGGCGGCGGTTTGATCGGCAAGAACAACGGCTCGACCACCAAGGGCGCGATCATCGGCGCGGTGCTGGGTGGCGCAGCCGGCGCGATCATCGGCCATCAGATGGACCAGCAGGCCAAGGAACTTCAGCAGAACATCCCGGGTGCGATCGTCGAGCGGGTCGGTGAAGGCATCCAGGTGACGTTCGCCTCCGGCCTGATGTTCGACTTCGACTCCGACGTCATCAACGGCGCCGCGCGCTCCAATCTGGACGCGCTCGCCGCGAGCCTCGGGAAGTACGACAACTCGAGCCTGTTGATCGCGGGTCACACCGACGACGTCGGCAAGGACTCGTACAACCGCGGGTTGTCGGAACGACGTGCGCGCTCAGCCTCGCGCTATCTGCAGTCGCGCGGCGTGGATCGCGAGATCTCGACTATCGGCCTCGGCGAAACCGAGCCGGTGGAGTCGAACGCCTCGGAGGACGGTCGCCAGCGCAATCGTCGCGTCGAGGTGGCGATCTATGCGAGCCCGGAAGCGCGTCGGGCCGCGATCGCACAAGCCGGAAACTAA